From a single Nicotiana tabacum cultivar K326 chromosome 8, ASM71507v2, whole genome shotgun sequence genomic region:
- the LOC142163464 gene encoding uncharacterized protein LOC142163464, whose product MNTISPDLVNGIVYASDAHEVWLDLQDHFDKVNGSRIYNLQREIATISQGTSSISVYHSKLKSLWDEYNSMIPSFPVTARSRDFIEHLEQQKLFQFLMGLNESYNAIRSQILLQSLSPSVSRVYAMLINEENQRRVFETNSHINVTNEVNDSTAPMSSRDSQSKFKRFNNLYYEYCQNKGHTRDTCYKLVGYPSGFKGKKSQ is encoded by the coding sequence ATGAACACGATTTCACCAGATCTGGTGAATGGAATCGTATATGCTAGTGATGCTCATGAAGTTTGGCTAGATCTGCAGGATCATTTTGATAAAGTTAATGGATCTAGGATCTACAACCTTCAAAGGGAGATAGCTACCATTTCTCAAGGTACATCTAGCATTTCAGTATATCATTCTAAGTTGAAGTCACTTTGGGATGAATATAATTCCATGATTCCTTCTTTTCCTGTTACGGCTAGATCTAGAGATTTTATCGAACACTTGGAGCAACAGAAACTTTTTCAATTCTTAATGGGCTTAAATGAATCCTATAATGCAATTAGGAGCCAGATTTTACTTCAATCCCTATCACCTTCTGTCAGTCGTGTCTATGCAATGTTAATAAATGAAGAAAATCAGAGAAGAGTGTTTGAGACTAATTCACATATTAATGTGACAAATGAAGTAAATGATTCTACTGCTCCTATGAGTTCTAGAGATAGTCAGTCAAAGTTTAAGAGGTTCAATAATTTGTACTATGAGTATTGTCAAAACAAAGGACATACAAGAGATACCTGTTACAAATTGGTTGGATATCCATCTGGTTTCAAGGGGAAGAAATCACAGTAG
- the LOC107824512 gene encoding uncharacterized protein LOC107824512 isoform X1, whose translation MRFYPPLLANIEASMSSAIDIVRQEMQAEMDRKLQEEREQMAAELRRNMEIELERKLAEERQHANAEADKRISLEVEKKIQEQFASFLTRMQQQQVQHEVSSMTPLMLCDQDRNRSTDKGGCWYLMSITTAGTRHLNSGIVQGWCRARSSYKALNILSFLGYVYA comes from the exons ATGAGATTTTATCCTCCGTTGTTG GCAAACATAGAGGCCAGCATGTCTTCTGCTATTGATATTGTGCGTCAAGAGATGCAAGCCGAGATGGATAGGAAGTTGCAAGAAGAACGTGAACAAATGGCTGCTGAGTTGCGAAGAAATATGGAAATTGAGTTGGAAAGGAAGTTGGCAGAGGAGCGTCAACACGCAAATGCAGAAGCAGACAAGAGGATCTCTCTAGAAGTGGAGAAGAAGATACAAGAACAATTTGCTAGTTTCTTGACCAGAATGCAACAACAACAG GTTCAACATGAAGTCTCCTCCATGACGCCACTCATGCTCTGTGATCAGGATAGAAATAGAAGCACTGATAAAGGTGGATGTTGGTATCTGATGTCAATAACTACTG CAGGGACAAGGCACTTAAATAGTGGTATCGTTCAAGGATGGTGTCGGGCAAGGAGCAGTTACAAGGCActtaatattttatcatttttgggatATGTATATGCGTAA
- the LOC107824512 gene encoding uncharacterized protein LOC107824512 isoform X2 — protein MRFYPPLLANIEASMSSAIDIVRQEMQAEMDRKLQEEREQMAAELRRNMEIELERKLAEERQHANAEADKRISLEVEKKIQEQFASFLTRMQQQQVQHEVSSMTPLMLCDQDRNRSTDKGGCWYLMSITTGTRHLNSGIVQGWCRARSSYKALNILSFLGYVYA, from the exons ATGAGATTTTATCCTCCGTTGTTG GCAAACATAGAGGCCAGCATGTCTTCTGCTATTGATATTGTGCGTCAAGAGATGCAAGCCGAGATGGATAGGAAGTTGCAAGAAGAACGTGAACAAATGGCTGCTGAGTTGCGAAGAAATATGGAAATTGAGTTGGAAAGGAAGTTGGCAGAGGAGCGTCAACACGCAAATGCAGAAGCAGACAAGAGGATCTCTCTAGAAGTGGAGAAGAAGATACAAGAACAATTTGCTAGTTTCTTGACCAGAATGCAACAACAACAG GTTCAACATGAAGTCTCCTCCATGACGCCACTCATGCTCTGTGATCAGGATAGAAATAGAAGCACTGATAAAGGTGGATGTTGGTATCTGATGTCAATAACTACTG GGACAAGGCACTTAAATAGTGGTATCGTTCAAGGATGGTGTCGGGCAAGGAGCAGTTACAAGGCActtaatattttatcatttttgggatATGTATATGCGTAA